Proteins from a single region of Hordeum vulgare subsp. vulgare chromosome 6H, MorexV3_pseudomolecules_assembly, whole genome shotgun sequence:
- the LOC123404527 gene encoding thionin BTH7-like, protein MATNKSIKSVVICVLILGLVLEQVQVEGKSCCKNTTGRNCYNACRFAGGSRPVCATACGCKIISGPTCPRDYPKLNLLPESGEPNATEHCTIGCRTSVCDNMDNVSRGQEMKFDMGLCSNACARFCNDGEVIQSVEA, encoded by the exons ATGGCAACCAACAAGAGTATTAAGAGCGTGGTTATTTGTGTTCTCATATTGGGTTTAGTTCTGGAGCAGGTCCAAGTAGAAGGCAAGAGTTGCTGCAAGAACACGACGGGCAGAAACTGCTACAACGCCTGCCGTTTCGCCGGTGGTTCCCGACCAGTCTGCGCAACTGCTTGTGGTTGTAAAATCATAAGCGGCCCAACATGTCCTAGGGACTATCCTAAGCTGAATCTTCTCCCTGAATCCG GTGAACCAAATGCGACTGAGCACTGCACAATTGGATGCAGGACTTCCGTTTGTGACAACATGGACAATG TTTCCCGTGGCCAAGAGATGAAATTCGACATGGGACTCTGCAGCAACGCATGTGCCCGTTTCTGTAATGATGGTGAAGTCATTCAGTCTGTTGAAGCCTAA